The proteins below come from a single Aegilops tauschii subsp. strangulata cultivar AL8/78 chromosome 6, Aet v6.0, whole genome shotgun sequence genomic window:
- the LOC141026067 gene encoding uncharacterized protein: protein MDADKVAAVAAWPTPHSPRALRGFLGLAGYYRKFIREFGIIASPLTRLLRSDAFAWDAEATEAFEALKGALMTEAVYHAAEWISKLFGFDFTVEYRPGCLNTVADALSRRDADHDAAVDDSDGAALCIHLGPSFALFADIRRATADTLDAQLLRQRLHAGDLEEPWRLGDGLLLHRRLLFVPDHGDLRHQVLLLAHSAGHEGVQKTLHRLRADFYIPGDRAQV from the exons ATGGACGCCGACAAGGTGGCGGCCGTCGCGGCCTGGCCGACACCGCACTCACCACGAGCTCTCCGTGGCTTCCTGGGCCTCGCGGGTTACTACCGGAAATTTATCCGGGAGTTCGGCATCATCGCGTCCCCGCTCACGCGCCTGCTGCGTTCCGACGCCTTTGCCTGGGATGCAGAGGCGACAGAGGCGTTTGAGGCTCTCAAGGGGGCCCTCATGACGG AGGCTGTCTACCATGCCGCAGAGTGGATCAGCAAGCTCTTTGGCTTCGACTTCACCGTCGAGTATCGTCCGGGCTGCCTTAACACCGTGGCCGACGCCCTCTCCCGCCGCGACGCCGACCACGACGCAGCCGTCGACGACTCTGATGGGGCGGCACTCTGCATCCACTTGGGGCCCTCCTTCGCTCTCTTTGCCGACATCCGCAGGGCCACCGCGGACACGCTGGATGCTCAGCTCCTTCGGCAGCGCCTTCATGCCGGCGACCTGGAGGAGCCGTGGCGCCTAGGGGATGGCTTGCTCCTGCATAGGCGCCTTTTATTCGTGCCGGACCACGGCGACCTCCGTCACCAGGTTCTGCTGCTGGCACACTCGGCCGGCCACGAGGGTGTGCAGAAGACCCTCCACCGTCTCCGCGCTGACTTCTACATCCCCGGTGATCGAGCCCAGGTCTGA